The following coding sequences are from one Polynucleobacter sp. JS-JIR-II-50 window:
- a CDS encoding DUF177 domain-containing protein produces the protein MNRNQVLPQVELSAEPSALKRVDFCAPQSYKGAGFLSMSDMPRLAEEASTVNPADGFNWLVETYFEDSPGSEPHQILELGLKGRLHLVCQRCLQDCAVDLDEKRRFILVLTDSEADEYPVEDEEQEPLVVNQHFNLLETIEDEVLLSLPLIPKHPDGFCEPHASTFGDEGKEEVSNKRENPFNVLKNMKKN, from the coding sequence ATGAATCGTAATCAAGTTTTACCTCAAGTCGAGCTATCTGCCGAGCCAAGCGCCTTAAAGAGGGTAGATTTTTGTGCCCCTCAATCTTATAAAGGCGCTGGTTTTTTAAGTATGTCAGATATGCCAAGATTGGCTGAGGAGGCTTCAACCGTCAATCCAGCCGATGGCTTCAATTGGTTAGTAGAGACCTATTTTGAAGATTCCCCGGGTAGTGAGCCTCATCAAATCCTTGAATTAGGCCTAAAAGGGCGTCTGCACCTGGTCTGTCAGCGCTGTTTACAAGATTGCGCGGTGGATTTAGACGAAAAACGTCGATTTATTCTGGTTTTGACGGATTCTGAGGCTGATGAGTACCCCGTTGAGGATGAAGAGCAAGAGCCTCTGGTCGTAAATCAGCATTTCAACCTTCTGGAAACCATTGAGGATGAGGTTTTGCTGTCTTTGCCTCTAATTCCAAAGCATCCCGATGGGTTTTGTGAGCCCCATGCTTCTACCTTTGGCGATGAGGGTAAAGAAGAGGTCTCAAATAAGCGGGAAAACCCCTTTAACGTATTGAAAAATATGAAGAAAAACTGA
- the rpmF gene encoding 50S ribosomal protein L32 produces the protein MAVQQNKKSPSKRGMHRAHDFLTAPATAVEATTGEAHLRHHISPNGYYRGRKVVKTKND, from the coding sequence ATGGCCGTTCAACAAAACAAAAAATCACCTTCCAAACGTGGCATGCATCGTGCGCACGACTTCTTGACCGCACCTGCTACGGCTGTTGAAGCCACAACTGGTGAGGCTCATTTGCGCCACCACATTTCACCTAACGGCTACTATCGTGGTCGTAAAGTTGTTAAAACTAAAAACGACTAA
- the plsX gene encoding phosphate acyltransferase PlsX, protein MSVTLAIDAMGGDHGVVVTVPAACDFLEKHADVKIALVGDPDLIKQVLSKSPKAPMERIQIISASEVVLMDDPIEIALRRKKDSSMRVAIMQVKEGVADAVISSGNTGALMAISRYILKTLDGVDRPAIATAIPNELGRGTTMLDLGANADCEPMHLVQFAQMANVMVQVVDGKQNPSIGLLNIGEEVIKGNEVVKQTSELLRQTSLNFYGNVEGNDIFKGTTDIVVCDGFVGNVVLKASEGLAKMMSGLIRQEFNRSWLTKLMAICAMVPLLRVRKRVDHRRYNGAVLLGLRGCVIKSHGSADRFAFGFALDRAYEAAKNRMVERIAAAFVVETKV, encoded by the coding sequence ATGAGCGTTACTCTCGCTATTGATGCCATGGGCGGAGATCATGGAGTCGTCGTGACGGTTCCGGCTGCCTGCGATTTTTTAGAAAAACACGCTGATGTGAAGATTGCCCTCGTTGGTGATCCCGATTTAATCAAGCAAGTCTTGAGTAAATCTCCCAAAGCTCCTATGGAGCGAATTCAAATTATTTCCGCTAGTGAAGTTGTCTTGATGGATGATCCCATTGAGATCGCTCTGCGTCGCAAAAAAGATTCCTCTATGCGCGTTGCCATCATGCAAGTGAAGGAGGGTGTCGCTGATGCAGTGATCTCTTCTGGTAATACTGGCGCACTCATGGCGATCTCTCGCTACATTCTTAAAACGCTTGATGGTGTTGATCGTCCTGCGATAGCTACCGCCATCCCCAATGAATTAGGGCGCGGTACAACTATGCTGGATCTTGGCGCAAATGCCGACTGCGAGCCAATGCATTTAGTGCAGTTTGCCCAGATGGCAAACGTGATGGTGCAGGTGGTTGATGGTAAACAAAACCCTTCAATTGGCCTTCTCAACATTGGTGAGGAAGTGATTAAAGGCAATGAGGTTGTTAAGCAAACCAGCGAGTTACTTCGCCAAACCTCTTTAAACTTTTATGGCAACGTAGAAGGTAATGATATTTTCAAGGGCACTACGGATATCGTGGTGTGCGATGGTTTTGTTGGCAACGTCGTTCTGAAAGCCAGTGAAGGTTTGGCAAAAATGATGAGTGGCTTGATTCGTCAAGAATTTAATCGCTCATGGCTTACGAAGTTGATGGCGATCTGTGCAATGGTGCCATTGCTAAGAGTGCGTAAGCGTGTTGATCATCGTCGTTACAACGGCGCAGTATTGTTAGGTTTACGTGGTTGTGTGATTAAAAGCCATGGTTCTGCCGATCGCTTTGCATTTGGCTTTGCCTTGGATCGCGCCTATGAAGCGGCTAAGAACCGCATGGTAGAGCGCATTGCTGCAGCCTTTGTGGTGGAGACAAAAGTATGA
- a CDS encoding beta-ketoacyl-ACP synthase III, which yields MSIFARVAGTGSYLPELRLTNQDLVERLAKTGLETSDEWIKTRSGISARHFAAENELTSDLAVKAAQAALISAGITSEDLDLIILATSTPDHLGGFPSTACVVQDKLGAHTACAAFDVQAVCAGFTYALAIADAFIRSGSYKKVLVIGAETFSRILNFQDRGTCVLFGDGAGAVVLEASKEAGILSTALHADGSQRDILCVPGRAGNGGVHGSPFMTMDGPAVFKLAVKVLEQVAHEALEKANLKAEQIDWLVPHQANIRIMEGTAKKMGMSMDKVIVTVHEHGNTSAASIPLALDAGVRSGQIQRGQHLLLEGVGGGFAWGAVAIKY from the coding sequence ATGAGTATTTTTGCAAGAGTAGCGGGCACTGGAAGCTATCTTCCTGAGTTGCGCTTAACTAACCAAGATTTAGTCGAGCGTCTTGCCAAAACTGGTTTGGAGACCAGCGATGAGTGGATTAAGACACGAAGCGGTATCTCTGCACGTCACTTTGCTGCTGAAAATGAGTTGACTAGTGATCTGGCTGTCAAGGCGGCACAAGCTGCATTGATTAGTGCTGGTATTACCTCTGAAGATTTGGACCTTATCATTTTGGCCACTTCTACCCCAGATCATTTGGGCGGTTTTCCAAGTACTGCTTGCGTAGTGCAAGACAAATTAGGTGCGCACACTGCTTGTGCGGCTTTTGATGTGCAAGCAGTCTGTGCCGGCTTTACTTATGCGCTTGCTATTGCAGATGCGTTTATTCGTTCTGGCTCATACAAAAAAGTATTGGTCATTGGCGCAGAAACATTCTCCCGTATTTTGAATTTCCAAGACCGTGGCACTTGCGTCTTGTTTGGCGATGGTGCTGGAGCTGTTGTGCTTGAGGCCTCTAAAGAAGCGGGCATTCTCTCTACCGCATTACATGCTGATGGTAGTCAGCGCGATATTTTGTGCGTTCCTGGGCGCGCTGGAAATGGCGGAGTACACGGCTCTCCATTTATGACTATGGATGGTCCAGCAGTCTTTAAGCTCGCTGTGAAGGTCTTGGAGCAAGTAGCTCACGAAGCACTCGAAAAAGCGAATCTCAAGGCCGAGCAAATCGACTGGCTAGTCCCGCATCAAGCCAATATTCGCATTATGGAAGGCACCGCTAAAAAGATGGGTATGTCCATGGATAAAGTCATCGTTACTGTGCATGAGCATGGCAATACTTCGGCTGCATCGATTCCATTGGCGTTGGATGCTGGTGTGCGGTCTGGGCAGATTCAGCGTGGACAACATCTCTTGCTAGAGGGTGTTGGCGGTGGTTTTGCTTGGGGTGCGGTTGCCATTAAATATTAA
- the fabD gene encoding ACP S-malonyltransferase: protein MTFAFVFPGQGSQSVGMLNSISERPEVRATLQEASEALGEDVAKLISEGPAEALSLTTNTQPVMLTAGVAFYRAWLAAGGSAPKVMAGHSLGEYSALVASGVISFKDAVPLVRFRAEAMQSAVPVGTGGMAAILGLDDAAVIQVCAEASAAAGGVVEAVNFNAPGQVVIAGASDAVTKACELLKAAGAKRALPLPVSAPFHSSLLQPASEKLKGYLANIEFKAPTISVINNVDVEILSDPIAIKDALVRQAAKPVRWQETIQAMASQGITQVVECGPGKVLAGLTKRINDQVTGVPVFDEASLNEVLASLK from the coding sequence ATGACATTTGCATTTGTATTCCCTGGTCAAGGTTCTCAATCCGTTGGCATGCTCAATTCCATTTCTGAGCGCCCAGAAGTACGCGCAACATTGCAAGAGGCTTCTGAGGCATTGGGTGAAGACGTTGCAAAGCTGATTTCTGAAGGCCCTGCTGAGGCGCTGTCATTAACCACGAATACTCAGCCTGTAATGTTGACTGCGGGCGTTGCTTTTTATCGAGCCTGGTTGGCAGCGGGTGGTTCTGCACCCAAGGTAATGGCGGGACATAGTCTTGGTGAATATTCCGCTTTGGTTGCATCCGGCGTCATTTCTTTTAAAGATGCCGTACCTTTGGTGCGCTTTCGTGCTGAAGCAATGCAAAGTGCAGTACCTGTCGGTACGGGCGGCATGGCTGCTATTTTGGGTTTGGATGATGCCGCGGTGATTCAGGTTTGCGCTGAAGCAAGTGCTGCTGCTGGCGGTGTTGTTGAAGCCGTCAATTTCAATGCCCCTGGTCAAGTAGTGATTGCTGGTGCAAGTGATGCCGTTACTAAAGCATGTGAATTATTAAAGGCTGCTGGCGCTAAGCGTGCTTTGCCATTGCCAGTATCTGCACCATTTCACTCTTCTTTATTGCAACCCGCTTCTGAAAAGCTCAAAGGCTATTTAGCCAATATCGAATTTAAAGCCCCCACGATTTCTGTGATCAACAACGTTGATGTTGAAATCTTGAGTGATCCGATTGCAATTAAAGATGCCTTAGTGCGTCAAGCTGCTAAGCCTGTGCGTTGGCAAGAAACCATTCAGGCTATGGCTTCTCAAGGCATTACTCAGGTAGTGGAATGTGGCCCTGGCAAAGTGTTGGCAGGCCTTACTAAGCGTATTAATGATCAAGTGACTGGTGTGCCAGTATTTGACGAAGCTAGCTTGAATGAAGTCCTGGCAAGCTTGAAATAA
- the fabG gene encoding 3-oxoacyl-ACP reductase FabG, which produces MNLDLSGQIALVTGASRGIGQAIADELVKCGAKVIGTATSESGAKAINEHLRAAGGAGKVLNVNAPNACEEIIDLIVKEYGGINILVNNAGITRDNLSMRMKSDEWTDVIDTNLSSVFRLSQAVMCPMMKARGGRIINITSIVGHMGNPGQANYAAAKAGVSGMTRALAREIGSRNITVNCVAPGFIDTDMTRALSEEQQNALKVNIPLARLGSPEDVAQAVAFLASPAAGYITGSTLHVNGGLYLA; this is translated from the coding sequence ATGAATCTCGACTTAAGCGGACAAATTGCCTTGGTAACTGGCGCCTCGCGCGGCATCGGCCAAGCGATTGCGGATGAGTTAGTTAAGTGCGGCGCAAAGGTAATTGGAACAGCTACATCCGAGAGTGGAGCAAAAGCGATTAATGAGCATTTAAGAGCTGCAGGCGGCGCCGGCAAAGTGTTGAATGTGAACGCCCCAAATGCTTGCGAGGAAATTATTGATCTGATCGTCAAGGAATATGGCGGTATTAATATCTTGGTCAATAACGCTGGCATTACGCGTGACAACTTATCGATGCGCATGAAGTCTGATGAGTGGACGGATGTGATTGATACCAACTTAAGTTCAGTCTTCCGTCTTTCTCAGGCAGTGATGTGCCCAATGATGAAGGCTCGTGGTGGCCGCATTATCAATATCACCTCTATTGTTGGTCATATGGGTAATCCTGGTCAGGCAAATTACGCAGCTGCAAAAGCAGGCGTTTCTGGAATGACTCGTGCCTTAGCTCGTGAAATTGGTAGCCGTAATATCACTGTGAATTGCGTGGCCCCTGGATTTATCGATACCGATATGACCCGCGCTTTGAGCGAAGAACAGCAAAATGCCCTAAAAGTGAACATTCCTTTGGCTCGCTTGGGTAGCCCTGAGGATGTCGCCCAAGCGGTGGCCTTTTTGGCCTCCCCAGCGGCTGGTTACATTACGGGTAGCACCTTACACGTCAATGGCGGACTCTATTTAGCCTAA
- the acpP gene encoding acyl carrier protein, which translates to MDNIEQRVKKIVAEQLGVAEGDIKNESSFVNDLGADSLDTVELVMALEDEFGIEIPDEEAEKITTVQLAIDFATSKAQG; encoded by the coding sequence ATGGACAACATCGAACAACGCGTTAAGAAAATCGTCGCTGAGCAATTAGGCGTCGCAGAAGGAGACATCAAGAATGAATCTTCTTTCGTGAACGACTTGGGCGCTGACTCTCTTGACACTGTTGAGCTGGTTATGGCTTTGGAAGATGAATTCGGCATCGAAATTCCTGATGAGGAAGCTGAAAAGATCACCACAGTTCAGCTCGCGATCGACTTCGCTACATCTAAAGCTCAGGGTTAA
- the fabF gene encoding beta-ketoacyl-ACP synthase II has product MSVSNGRRRVVVTGLGLISPVGNSVDVAWSNLLAGKSGIATITKFDHTPLSVHFAGEVKDFNVEEYVSAKEARHMDTFIHYGIAAGTQAIRDSGLEITEQNAERVGVMVGSGIGGLPMIEETGAELLARGPRRISPFFVPGSIINMISGHLSILFGLKGPNVAAVTACTTGLHSIGLAARLIQYGDADVMVAGGAESTISALGVGGFASARALSTRNDDPATASRPWDRDRDGFVLGEGAGVVVIEEYEHAKARGAKIYCELLGFGMSGDAYHMTAPNMDGPRRCMVNAMRDAGLNSDQIQYINAHGTSTPLGDKNETGAIKAALGDHAKKTLINSTKSMTGHLLGGAGGLESVFTILALHHQKSPPTINIFNQDPECDLDYCANTARDVKIDHAVKNNFGFGGTNGTLIFGKLT; this is encoded by the coding sequence GTGTCAGTATCAAATGGCCGACGCCGGGTAGTAGTTACCGGCCTTGGTCTTATCTCACCTGTTGGTAATTCGGTTGATGTAGCTTGGTCTAATTTGCTCGCGGGCAAATCAGGCATTGCTACTATCACCAAGTTTGACCACACTCCGCTTAGCGTTCACTTCGCTGGAGAGGTGAAAGATTTCAATGTCGAAGAATATGTTTCTGCCAAAGAGGCGCGCCATATGGATACCTTTATCCATTACGGCATTGCTGCTGGTACGCAAGCTATTCGCGACAGTGGTTTAGAGATCACTGAACAAAACGCTGAGCGCGTAGGCGTCATGGTGGGCTCCGGTATCGGTGGTTTACCAATGATTGAAGAAACGGGTGCTGAGTTATTGGCTCGTGGCCCTCGTCGTATCTCGCCTTTCTTCGTTCCAGGCTCCATCATCAATATGATTTCTGGCCACCTTAGTATTTTGTTTGGTCTTAAAGGTCCAAACGTTGCTGCGGTGACAGCATGTACGACTGGATTGCACAGTATTGGTTTGGCTGCGCGCTTAATTCAGTACGGTGATGCTGATGTCATGGTTGCTGGCGGTGCTGAATCCACTATCTCCGCATTAGGGGTTGGTGGCTTTGCTTCTGCAAGAGCGCTTTCTACACGCAATGATGATCCTGCAACTGCATCACGCCCTTGGGATAGAGACCGCGATGGTTTTGTTCTGGGTGAGGGCGCAGGCGTAGTTGTGATTGAAGAGTATGAACACGCTAAAGCCCGCGGCGCAAAAATTTATTGCGAATTACTGGGCTTCGGTATGAGTGGTGACGCTTATCACATGACTGCCCCAAATATGGATGGTCCCCGTCGTTGTATGGTCAATGCAATGCGCGATGCTGGCCTCAACTCTGACCAGATTCAATATATCAATGCTCACGGTACTTCCACGCCGTTGGGTGATAAGAACGAAACTGGCGCTATTAAGGCCGCTCTTGGCGACCACGCTAAGAAGACTTTAATTAACTCCACCAAGTCGATGACTGGCCACCTCTTGGGCGGCGCAGGTGGCTTGGAGTCTGTTTTCACGATTTTGGCTCTTCATCACCAAAAATCGCCACCTACTATCAATATCTTCAATCAAGATCCTGAGTGTGACTTGGACTACTGCGCCAATACCGCTAGAGACGTGAAGATCGACCATGCAGTCAAAAACAATTTTGGCTTTGGGGGTACTAACGGTACCTTGATTTTTGGCAAACTGACCTAA
- a CDS encoding DegQ family serine endoprotease: MKKYLIALLAIFGLGQVAFIPPALAQNPRVTIPDFADLVERASPAVVNIRITEKVVVQQAQGGIPGMPEDQAEFFRRFFGVPIPGIPNGPKPAQPNPGKPQEADRGVGSGFIIESNGLILTNAHVVEGATTIYVTLTDKREFKAKLLGMDKRTDVAVVKIEARDLPKLPLGDSSRVRVGEWVLAIGSPFGLENTVTAGIVSAKSRDTGDYLPFIQTDVAVNPGNSGGPLLNTAGQVIGINSQIFSRSGGYMGISFAIPIDEAMRVADQLRTNGKMTRGRIGVALGEMTKEVAESLGLGKPRGAYVRNVEPGGPAAAGGIEAGDVILSFNGRDISKSTDLPRVVGETKPGTSVPVQVWRKGGTRDLTVTVTDTESTQAASKKPDAPAANGNSANTLGVVVGELSDSKKKDLNIKSGVEVTGLGDGPLAKAGIRPGDIIIRVADTDITSVKQFETLAKGLDANKAVPVFIRRADSTLVVPVRPK; the protein is encoded by the coding sequence ATGAAAAAGTACTTAATTGCGCTCTTGGCTATCTTTGGTCTAGGGCAAGTCGCGTTTATTCCGCCTGCGTTAGCTCAAAATCCTCGAGTGACCATTCCTGACTTTGCGGATTTGGTTGAACGCGCAAGTCCTGCGGTCGTCAATATACGTATAACTGAAAAAGTAGTGGTGCAGCAAGCGCAAGGCGGCATTCCTGGAATGCCAGAAGATCAAGCCGAATTCTTCCGCCGTTTCTTTGGTGTACCTATTCCGGGAATTCCTAATGGACCTAAGCCAGCGCAGCCTAATCCAGGTAAGCCGCAAGAAGCAGATCGTGGTGTAGGCTCTGGTTTCATTATTGAATCCAATGGGCTGATTTTGACTAACGCTCATGTTGTTGAAGGCGCCACCACTATCTATGTGACCCTGACTGATAAGCGCGAGTTCAAAGCAAAGTTACTTGGCATGGATAAGCGTACCGATGTTGCGGTTGTGAAAATTGAAGCACGTGATTTGCCGAAGCTGCCTTTAGGTGATTCATCGAGAGTGCGGGTAGGCGAGTGGGTGTTGGCGATTGGCTCTCCATTTGGCCTTGAGAACACCGTGACTGCAGGGATTGTGTCGGCCAAGAGTCGTGATACAGGTGACTACTTACCCTTTATTCAGACTGATGTTGCGGTGAATCCAGGAAACTCCGGAGGGCCACTTTTAAATACTGCTGGTCAAGTGATTGGCATCAACTCACAAATATTTAGTCGCTCTGGTGGCTATATGGGCATCTCTTTTGCAATTCCGATTGATGAGGCAATGCGTGTGGCAGATCAATTGCGTACTAATGGCAAGATGACTCGCGGCCGAATTGGCGTTGCTTTAGGCGAGATGACAAAAGAAGTAGCTGAGAGTCTCGGTTTGGGTAAGCCTCGCGGCGCGTATGTACGCAATGTCGAGCCAGGTGGACCGGCAGCAGCTGGCGGTATTGAAGCGGGTGATGTGATTCTCAGTTTCAACGGGCGCGATATTTCTAAATCAACCGACTTACCAAGAGTGGTTGGTGAAACAAAGCCAGGCACTTCGGTGCCAGTGCAAGTTTGGCGTAAAGGCGGAACCCGTGACTTAACGGTTACTGTAACTGATACCGAATCTACTCAGGCGGCCAGCAAGAAGCCAGATGCACCTGCGGCAAATGGCAATAGTGCCAATACTCTTGGGGTTGTTGTGGGCGAGCTATCCGATAGCAAAAAGAAGGATTTGAATATCAAGAGCGGGGTTGAGGTTACTGGTTTAGGGGATGGCCCTTTGGCAAAAGCGGGGATTCGACCAGGTGACATTATTATTCGAGTTGCAGATACCGATATTACGAGTGTTAAGCAATTTGAGACCCTAGCCAAGGGCTTGGACGCTAATAAGGCTGTTCCAGTCTTTATCCGCCGGGCTGACAGCACTTTAGTCGTCCCTGTAAGGCCTAAATAA
- the lepA gene encoding translation elongation factor 4, with the protein MDLIRNFSIIAHIDHGKSTLADRIIQLCGGLSDREMEAQVLDSMDIERERGITIKAQTAALNYKAKDGKIYHINLIDTPGHVDFSYEVSRSLSACEGALLVVDASQGVEAQTVANCYMALELGVEVVPVLNKIDLPQADPERAKKEIEDVIGIDASEAVTCSAKTGLGVADVIEEMIARVPPPKGNAEDPLQALIIDSWFDNYVGVVMLVRVVNGTLKPKEKITLMANGSSHLVEHVGVFSPKSVDRPELSAGQVGFVIAGIKELKAAKVGDTVTHTPGQQGRVPATEPLPGFKEVKPQVFAGLYPVEASEYDQLRESLEKLKLNDASLLYEPEVSQALGFGFRCGFLGLLHMEIVQERLERQYGMNLITTAPTVVYQVEQSDGTLMMVDNPSKMPEASKINTILEPIVTVNLYMPQEYVGAMITLCVGKRGIQMDMNYLGRQVKLTYELPMAEIVLDFFDKMKSISRGYASMDYEFKEYRPADVVKVDILINSERVDALSVIVHRSNSQHRGREVVSKMRGIIPRQMFDVAIQAAIGSNIVARENVKALRKNVLAKCYGGDISRKRKLLEKQKEGKKRMKQVGNVEIPQEAFLAILQVED; encoded by the coding sequence ATGGATTTAATCCGCAATTTTTCTATCATCGCCCATATCGATCACGGCAAATCGACGCTTGCTGATCGTATTATTCAACTCTGCGGCGGTCTCTCCGATCGCGAAATGGAAGCCCAAGTTCTTGACTCAATGGATATTGAGCGTGAGCGCGGTATTACCATTAAGGCGCAAACAGCAGCTTTAAATTACAAAGCCAAAGATGGCAAGATTTACCACATCAACCTGATTGATACCCCGGGACACGTTGACTTCTCCTATGAGGTCAGCCGCTCTTTGTCTGCCTGTGAAGGTGCGTTGTTAGTTGTAGATGCTAGTCAAGGTGTTGAGGCCCAAACGGTTGCCAACTGTTACATGGCGCTTGAGTTGGGCGTTGAGGTTGTGCCAGTACTGAATAAGATTGACTTGCCCCAAGCCGATCCTGAGCGTGCTAAAAAAGAAATTGAAGATGTCATTGGTATTGATGCTTCTGAGGCTGTGACCTGCTCAGCCAAAACAGGCTTAGGCGTTGCGGATGTCATCGAGGAAATGATTGCTCGGGTACCTCCACCAAAGGGTAATGCAGAGGATCCATTACAAGCTTTGATTATTGACTCCTGGTTTGATAACTACGTAGGCGTTGTCATGTTGGTGCGCGTTGTGAATGGCACCTTAAAACCTAAGGAAAAAATTACCTTGATGGCCAATGGTTCGAGCCATTTAGTCGAGCATGTGGGTGTGTTTAGTCCGAAGTCAGTAGATCGTCCTGAGCTATCCGCTGGTCAAGTGGGATTTGTGATTGCCGGTATTAAAGAATTAAAAGCCGCCAAGGTTGGCGACACCGTGACACACACTCCCGGGCAGCAAGGGCGCGTTCCTGCGACCGAGCCACTACCTGGTTTTAAAGAAGTGAAGCCCCAAGTTTTTGCTGGCCTATATCCAGTAGAAGCGAGTGAATACGATCAGTTGCGCGAGTCCCTTGAAAAGCTCAAGTTAAATGACGCCTCACTCTTATATGAGCCAGAGGTTTCACAGGCTCTTGGTTTTGGATTCCGTTGCGGCTTCTTGGGTTTGCTCCACATGGAGATTGTGCAAGAGCGTTTAGAGCGTCAGTACGGCATGAATCTCATCACGACCGCTCCAACGGTGGTGTATCAAGTGGAGCAATCTGACGGCACACTCATGATGGTGGATAACCCGTCGAAGATGCCTGAGGCCAGCAAGATCAATACGATTCTTGAGCCTATCGTGACCGTTAATTTATATATGCCGCAAGAGTATGTAGGAGCGATGATTACCTTGTGTGTTGGTAAGCGTGGTATTCAGATGGATATGAATTACCTAGGCCGTCAAGTCAAGCTCACTTATGAGTTGCCAATGGCTGAGATTGTTTTGGATTTCTTTGACAAAATGAAATCCATCTCACGCGGATATGCCTCAATGGATTACGAGTTCAAAGAATATCGCCCGGCAGATGTTGTTAAGGTCGACATCCTAATTAATAGTGAGCGGGTGGATGCCCTCTCTGTGATTGTTCACCGCAGCAATAGTCAACATCGCGGGCGCGAAGTGGTTTCTAAGATGCGCGGCATTATTCCTCGTCAAATGTTCGATGTGGCTATTCAGGCGGCGATTGGCAGCAATATCGTTGCGCGTGAAAACGTCAAGGCATTGCGTAAAAACGTATTGGCTAAGTGCTACGGTGGTGACATCTCCCGTAAGCGTAAGTTATTAGAGAAGCAAAAAGAAGGTAAGAAACGTATGAAGCAAGTCGGTAACGTGGAAATTCCACAAGAAGCCTTCTTGGCTATTCTGCAGGTGGAGGATTAA
- the lepB gene encoding signal peptidase I: protein MNFALVLFILVIVSGIAWVADKWHFAPQRRLAGIDRMPLWLEYTAGFFPVICAVFVLRSFIAEPFKIPSGSMIPTLQIGDFILVNKFTYGIRLPVLNQKVVDLGSPKRGDVVVFRYPRDESVDYIKRIVALPGDEITYENKRLTINGQPLQYSGGEPYLDPENMRYAKRFTETFPADLGGNRHDILNDPDRPATVFPTERFPGSEFCQYQQSGVTCKVPPGHYFAMGDNRDNSADSRYWGFVPDKNIVGKAFFVWLNLGNLGRIGGFE, encoded by the coding sequence ATGAACTTTGCCCTAGTCCTTTTTATCTTGGTGATTGTTTCTGGAATCGCTTGGGTTGCTGACAAATGGCACTTTGCCCCGCAAAGACGTTTGGCGGGTATTGATCGTATGCCTTTGTGGCTTGAATACACAGCAGGTTTCTTCCCGGTAATTTGCGCAGTGTTTGTCTTGCGCTCTTTTATTGCTGAGCCTTTTAAGATTCCTTCTGGTTCAATGATCCCCACATTGCAAATCGGCGACTTCATTTTGGTCAATAAATTTACCTATGGAATTCGTTTACCGGTACTGAATCAAAAAGTTGTTGACTTGGGTTCACCCAAGCGCGGTGATGTTGTCGTTTTTCGCTACCCACGTGATGAATCGGTAGATTACATCAAGCGCATAGTGGCCTTACCAGGCGACGAAATCACTTATGAAAATAAGCGCCTGACTATTAATGGTCAACCTCTGCAATATAGTGGTGGCGAGCCGTATCTCGATCCCGAGAATATGCGCTATGCCAAACGTTTCACGGAAACTTTCCCGGCAGATTTGGGCGGCAATCGTCATGACATCCTGAATGACCCCGATCGTCCTGCTACCGTATTTCCGACTGAGCGTTTTCCGGGTTCCGAGTTCTGTCAGTACCAGCAGTCTGGCGTGACTTGCAAAGTGCCTCCAGGGCATTACTTTGCGATGGGTGATAACCGTGATAACAGTGCAGACTCACGTTACTGGGGCTTTGTGCCGGATAAAAATATTGTTGGCAAAGCCTTCTTTGTTTGGCTTAATCTAGGCAATCTTGGCCGCATTGGCGGATTCGAGTAA